The Methanocellales archaeon nucleotide sequence TTGACATCAACTATTATGTACAAATCTCCAGCAGATCCCCCCCTTATGCCTGCTTCACCCTCTCCCACGATTCTCAGACGAGAGCCGATGTCCACTCCGGGCGGAATTTTTACGGATATTTTCCTTGTGCGCCGAACTTTTCCATCGCCGTGGCAGGTGGTGCAAACTGATTCTATGATTTTTCCCTTTCCACGGCATTTGTTACATGTGGTGACTGATGTGAACATTCCAAAAGCAGTCCTCTTAGACTGGCTTATTTGCCCTGTTCCGTTGCAATCAGAGCAAACTTTCAAACCTCCTGGCCTAGCGCCCGATCCGTCGCAAGAGTCACAGGTCACCATTCGAGCTATTTCGACCTCTTTGGTGGCGCCGAAGGCAGCCTCCTCCAGGGTTATATCCAGGTCATACCTTAGATCGGCACCTCTGGCGGACCTGTGTCTCTCTTTTTTAGGGCCAAAAAATATGTCGAAGATATCCCTTCCAAAGAAATCTCTGCCGAAGATGTCCTCTATGTCCCCAAAATGAGTGAAATCCCCCCAGGAGAAACCACCCCTACCGAAGGCGTCTTGAACGGCGGCATGACCGAACCTGTCATAATTAGCTCTCTTGTCAGGGTCAGCTAAAATTTCATATGCCTCGGAGATTTCCTTGAATTTCTCTCCTGTTTCTTTTTTATCTAGATTTATATCCGGATGGTACTTCTTAGCCAATCGACGATAGGCTTTCTTTATTTCCTCTTGGGAAGCATTCTTGTCAATCCCAAGAATTTCGTAGTAATCACGTTTCACACTACGCCCCTACTTTTTCTCGTCCTCCACTTCGTAGTCCACATCCACTGCATCCTCCCCGGACTTCTTTTGTTCCCCTTCTCGTTTTTTGGCAGCCTCGGCATACATGGCGGCAAACAGCTCTTGAGACTTCTTAGCAAGCTCCTCTGTGGATTTCTTTATCTTTTCTATGTCATCGCCTTTCAAGGATTCTTTGACTTCTTCCACTGCTTTTTTCGTCTTCTCCAGTTTTTCTTTATCCAGTTTATCCCCCACTTCCTCAATGGCTTTTTCCGTGGAGTATACAATCGCATCAGCGTTGTTTCGGATCTCTACTTCTTCTTTCTTCCTTCTATCTTCCTCTGCGTGTTCTTCTGCCTCTCTGACCATTCGATCTATATCCCCCTTGGGGAGGATGTCTGTTCTCTGGATGGTGATCGATTGCTCTTTACCGGTTCCAAGGTCCTTCGCTTTGACGTTCAGAATGCCATTTGCATCGATGTCAAAGGTCACCTCTATCTGGGGTATACCCCTTGGAGCGGGAGGAATTCCAGCCAAGAGGAACTTGCCCAAGGTTTTATTATAAGCCGCCATCTCTCTTTCGCCTTGTAAGACATGAATTTCCACGGACGGTTGATTGTCTGCTGCAGTGGAAAAGATCTGACTTTTTCTGGTAGGGATGGTGGTATTCCTCTCCACCAAGGGTGTGGATATGCCCCCCAATGTTTCGATGCTCAAGGTTAAGGGAGTGACATCCAGTAGGAGCACATCTTTTACCTCTCCAGCCAATACGCCTGCCTGGATTGCTGCCCCAAGAGCGACGCATTCATCTGGGTTAATGTCCTTGTAGGGCTCTTTGCCGAAGTAATCTCTCACAAGTTTTTGGACCGCAGGGGCTCTTGTCTGCCCTCCCACCAGGATGACTTTGTCGATGTCCTTTGCCTCTAATTTAGCATCAGATAATGCCTGATCTATCGATCTTACCGTTCTCTCCACTAGGTCAGAGGTCACGCCCTCAAATTTCGCCCTCGTCAGCTTAACATCTATATGCTTTGGTCCGCTTTTATCTGAAGCTATGAATGGTAGGTTAATGTTCGTCGTTAACACAGAGGAAAGCTCTATCTTAGCCTTTTCAGCCGCATCCTTTAACCTCTGCATCGCCATTTTATCCCCTTTTAGGTCGATGCCATTTTTTTCTTTAAACTCGTCCACGAGCCAATCTACTATCCGCTGGTCCCAGTCGTCACCCCCCAGATGCGTATCTCCTGCGGTGGACAGGACTTCAAAAACACCCTCGCCCAGCTCTAGTATCGAAACGTCAAAGGTTCCCCCACCGAGATCATATACCAAGATGGTGTTCTCCTCCTCTTTATCCAGTCCATAGGCTAAAGCTGAGGCTGTGGGCTCATTGATTATGCGGAGCACCTCCAAGCCCGCAATCTTTCCGGCATCTTTTGTTGCTGTCCTCTGAGCATCATCGAAATAAGCTGGAACGGTGATTACTGCTTGGGTTATCTTCTCTCCCAAACGGCTCTCTGCATCCCTTTTCATCTTTTGCAGGATCATCGCAGATATCTCTTGAGGAGTGTATTCTTTTTTACCAATCTTCACTTTTTCTTTGGTACCCATCTTTCTCTTGATGGAAGCAACCGTACGCTCTGGGTTCGATATATACTGTCTCTTGGCAACCTCTCCAACGACTATCTCTCCACTATCGGTAAAGCCAACGATGGAAGGGGTAATTCGTCCCCCTTCTGCGTTGGTGATGATTGTCGGCTTGCCAGCCTCCATCACTGCCATGCATGAGTTAGTTGTACCGAGATCGATTCCAATCACTTTGGCCATTAGATCACCTCTTCTCCACCTTGACCAGTGCCGGTCTTATGACTTTTGATTTTAAAGAATAACCCTTCTGCAATTCCTCCACCACCGAGTTTTCCGGATGTTGCCCGGTTGTTACACCCATAACTGCCTCATGTTTATGAGGGTCAAATATCTCACCAAGGGCCTTTATGGGCGTCACCCCTTCCCACTCCAATATGCCCTGCAATTGCTTAAGGATCATTTCCACGCCCTTAACTAAGGGCTTCTTGCCCCCGGCTGAGCCGAGAGCCCGCTCAAGGTTATCCAATACTTCCAGTAGTTTGATGATCAACTTTTCAGCGGCATACTTGGAAAATTCATCTCTTTCTTTTAGGACCTTCTTCTTATAATTTTCAAAATCGGCTTGCAAATACTGTAATCGCTTTAAATATTCTTGAGCCAATTCATTTTTATCTCTCAGCTCTTTTTTTAGGACCTCGATCTCTTCTTCTAATTTCTTTTTTGGCTTTTCGTCTTTCTTTCGACTCACTTTGAGACTAGGGATGTCTTGATGGTTACTTTCTTTTTCCATCGATTTCGTGTGCTTCTCCATCATTCCCACACACCGTTAGTTTAGTATATCCCTCTACTATTTGGGTCCCTTTCATATAAGTTGTCAGATCGAAATGATGGGCCTAGCTTTTCTTTTATATATATATATATTATATCCATCTAACTTTTAGTGGTTTTTCATCATCTGATCCGAGCGTTTCCATCGGTGTTATCTCTTTGGTTTAGCCTTCTCGTTCTAGGATAGGAGGACGTGTTTTCAAAGCTGTTAAAATCAACACGAGAAGTTTTTTAGGTTCTTATTTTTTCTCACCGTTTTTAACGCTTCAGATCAGAGATGAAAAAAATAAGGGCAGCGGCTTGCCCTAGTAGTCTTCCATGCCGCCCATGCCGCCCATACCACCTGGACCACCTGGTGGCATTGCAGGCCCTTTCGTCGCGCTTGCTGCGATCACATCGTCTATCCTTAGAATCATGACCGCTGCCTCTGTTGCAGAGGAAATGGCTTGGGTTCTCACCCTCAGGGGTTCGACCACACCCGCTTCCATCATGTCGATGACTTTTCCCTTATAAACGTCCAGCCCTGCAGTCTTTTTGCCCTTCTCATGCTGAGATCGCAACGCAACGAGCATGTCTATCGGATCCAGCCCGGCGTTCTCTGCGAGCGTTCTTGGAATGGATTCCATTGCATTTGCAAATGCCTCTATGGCGAGTTGCTCTCTCCCGCCAACGGAAGAAGCATATTCTCTCAAACGGAGCGCAACCTCTACCTCAGATGCGCCACCACCAGGCACTTGTTTTTTGTCTTCGATCACAACGCCCACCACGCGAAGCGCATCATGTAATGCCCGCTCGAGCTCATCGACGACGTGCTCTGTGCCTCCTCTCAATAGCAAGGAAACTGCTTTGGGATTGTCACACTGCTCTACGAACAACATTTCCTCCTCGCCGATCTTTCGCTCCTCGACCAGTCCTGCTTTGCCCAGATCGCTATTTGTGATTTCGTCGATGTTGGTGACTATTTTGCCACCGGTTGCACTAGCTAGTTTCTTCATGTCGCTCTCTTTTACCCTTCTGACAGCAAAAATGCCTGCCTTAGCCAGATAGTGTTGCACCATGTCATCGATGCCCTTTTGACAGAATACCACGTTTGCTCCACTTGCCTTTATCTTTTCAACCATTTTCCTCAGGATATTTTCTTCCTCATCCAGGAAGGATTTCAATTGATCCGGTGAAGTGATCTCTATCTTTGCATCCACTTCTGTTTTTTCCATCTCTAGTGCAGCATTGATCAATGCTATCTTGGCCTTCTTCACGATTTTTGGCATGCCGGGGTGCACTCTCTCCTTGTCGAGGATCATTCCCTCTATCAACTTTGAATCTTCGGTGCTGCCCCCAACTTTCTTCTCGACCTTTATATTGTCCACATCTACTTTGCCATCTTCTTCTACGGCTTTGTCCGCCTTCACTGCCAGCTCAGCCAAACCCTCTCTTGCTGCACCCTTCCCGGTCATCGATGTTACCGCTATCTTTTTAAGAGCGCCCTCATCCTCAGGAGACAAAGTTGTAGCAATAGAGCGCAAGATTTCTTTTGCCTTTTCTGAAGCCAGTCTGTAGCCGGATGCTATGACCGTCGGATGCACCTCTTGGTCTATCAGCTCTTCGGCCTGCTTCAACAATTCTCCCGCGATAACTACGGCTGCGGTGGTGCCATCCCCGACTTCATCGTCTTGGGTCTTAGCCACCTCTACGATCATCTTCGCAGCAGGATGCTCGATCTCCATCTCCTTAAGAATTGTCACACCATCATTGGTGATGACGATGTCCCCCAATGGGTCAACAAGCATCTTGTCCATTCCCTTGGGACCCAAGGTAGTGCGGACTGCAGAAGCAATCGCTTTAGCAGCGAGTATGTTCCTGTTCTGCGCGTCCTTTCCTCTCGTCCGTTCGGAGCCTTCTTTTAATATCAATATGGGCGTTCCGCCCAGTTGTCCTGCCATTATGTTACACCTCTTTTGAATTTATAGCGCAAAATGGATTGTTTATTGTTCTATATAAAATTTACGGATCAAAGGAGGTTGCACCTAAAGTCTGAAACCTGACCCCCCCCAAATAATTGAAAATATAGGTACAAATTAGGTATTTTATTAGGTATGTTCTAAGGTATAAAATTAGATAGAAAATTATATATATGAGGAGGTCTTAGAGTAGAGTGATTAAAATGGCAAACGGGCAAATAACGACGCTCACAAGAGCGAACAATATAAGTGAATCGCTTAGGACTACAGTCCCATCGGGCATAATAAAGCAGTTTGACTTAAAGGAAGGCGATACGCTTGCTTGGAAGCTCGGCGTGGGAGAAGGCGAGTTCATAATCGTTGTCAGACCTTCCAAAAAAGTTCCAACTTACGAAGAACTGATGGAAGGAAGATAGGCGATACAAAGAATGCAAAATAGCTTAGGATGGGTAACTCTATGGGAAACATAGGAGAGTGGGATTAAACCCATTGCATAGGTCTAACTTTCCTTACACCCTCTCCTTACATCTCCCTTTTTGTATCTATCTTATCTTCTATCTACCCCCTCAATCATCATCTCCATACTCTTCTTCATCTTCCTCAAAACATTTTCTTATTGGCTTCTTCTTTTCTATCTTCTCCTTATAGTCCATCTTCCCCATCTTCTTATAGTCTGTCTTCTTTCTCTCCTCTATCTTTTTATCTTCCATGTTCTTCTCCTCCTTATTAGCCCCATCTTCTTATTTTCCATATCCTTCTCTTTTTTTGTATATTTACTATGTAAATATAGTTAGAGTGTTAGAATGGTAAAATAGGAAATTGGGGTCGAATAGCCGTTATACAGCTTGCCCCCCTTTATACTTTTCCCTCAAAGGCTTTGCACAAAAACTAACAATTGACTTTATGTGCAGAAAGTGGTAACTTGAGATTCAAACATGAATTTAGCGCAAAACTCCATTGTAGGCAAAGCATATATACTAATTTATTAATAAACTTCTAAGGGAGCAACTCTAAACATGATTGAGTTAGAAGAGGGTGAAAAGCCTGATGCTGAAAAGCTTGATGCAGAACGTCTGAGCGTAGGACATTTAATAGCACCCCATAAGCCCGACTTAAGAGAGAAACTTTTCTTTTTTCTCTCTGGATTTATAATAAGCGTACCTCTTACACTCTATATTAGTATATTTACAGACAATCTCTGTACTGTTTTGCCGAGATTATATGCTGAAGTATGTGCAGTTTCCATCTTCGCCCCCTTCATCGAGGA carries:
- the thsA gene encoding thermosome subunit alpha, whose product is MAGQLGGTPILILKEGSERTRGKDAQNRNILAAKAIASAVRTTLGPKGMDKMLVDPLGDIVITNDGVTILKEMEIEHPAAKMIVEVAKTQDDEVGDGTTAAVVIAGELLKQAEELIDQEVHPTVIASGYRLASEKAKEILRSIATTLSPEDEGALKKIAVTSMTGKGAAREGLAELAVKADKAVEEDGKVDVDNIKVEKKVGGSTEDSKLIEGMILDKERVHPGMPKIVKKAKIALINAALEMEKTEVDAKIEITSPDQLKSFLDEEENILRKMVEKIKASGANVVFCQKGIDDMVQHYLAKAGIFAVRRVKESDMKKLASATGGKIVTNIDEITNSDLGKAGLVEERKIGEEEMLFVEQCDNPKAVSLLLRGGTEHVVDELERALHDALRVVGVVIEDKKQVPGGGASEVEVALRLREYASSVGGREQLAIEAFANAMESIPRTLAENAGLDPIDMLVALRSQHEKGKKTAGLDVYKGKVIDMMEAGVVEPLRVRTQAISSATEAAVMILRIDDVIAASATKGPAMPPGGPGGMGGMGGMEDY
- the grpE gene encoding nucleotide exchange factor GrpE, with the protein product MMEKHTKSMEKESNHQDIPSLKVSRKKDEKPKKKLEEEIEVLKKELRDKNELAQEYLKRLQYLQADFENYKKKVLKERDEFSKYAAEKLIIKLLEVLDNLERALGSAGGKKPLVKGVEMILKQLQGILEWEGVTPIKALGEIFDPHKHEAVMGVTTGQHPENSVVEELQKGYSLKSKVIRPALVKVEKR
- the dnaJ gene encoding molecular chaperone DnaJ yields the protein MKRDYYEILGIDKNASQEEIKKAYRRLAKKYHPDINLDKKETGEKFKEISEAYEILADPDKRANYDRFGHAAVQDAFGRGGFSWGDFTHFGDIEDIFGRDFFGRDIFDIFFGPKKERHRSARGADLRYDLDITLEEAAFGATKEVEIARMVTCDSCDGSGARPGGLKVCSDCNGTGQISQSKRTAFGMFTSVTTCNKCRGKGKIIESVCTTCHGDGKVRRTRKISVKIPPGVDIGSRLRIVGEGEAGIRGGSAGDLYIIVDVKPHEIFKREGDDVICEIPISFTQAALGAEVEAPTLEGKTKIKIPPGTQTGTLFSLKGMGIPHLNRRGKGDQHVKVAVKTPTKLSKEQKELLLKLEENEKSTGFWKR
- the dnaK gene encoding molecular chaperone DnaK, which encodes MAKVIGIDLGTTNSCMAVMEAGKPTIITNAEGGRITPSIVGFTDSGEIVVGEVAKRQYISNPERTVASIKRKMGTKEKVKIGKKEYTPQEISAMILQKMKRDAESRLGEKITQAVITVPAYFDDAQRTATKDAGKIAGLEVLRIINEPTASALAYGLDKEEENTILVYDLGGGTFDVSILELGEGVFEVLSTAGDTHLGGDDWDQRIVDWLVDEFKEKNGIDLKGDKMAMQRLKDAAEKAKIELSSVLTTNINLPFIASDKSGPKHIDVKLTRAKFEGVTSDLVERTVRSIDQALSDAKLEAKDIDKVILVGGQTRAPAVQKLVRDYFGKEPYKDINPDECVALGAAIQAGVLAGEVKDVLLLDVTPLTLSIETLGGISTPLVERNTTIPTRKSQIFSTAADNQPSVEIHVLQGEREMAAYNKTLGKFLLAGIPPAPRGIPQIEVTFDIDANGILNVKAKDLGTGKEQSITIQRTDILPKGDIDRMVREAEEHAEEDRRKKEEVEIRNNADAIVYSTEKAIEEVGDKLDKEKLEKTKKAVEEVKESLKGDDIEKIKKSTEELAKKSQELFAAMYAEAAKKREGEQKKSGEDAVDVDYEVEDEKK